A DNA window from Paenibacillus sp. HWE-109 contains the following coding sequences:
- a CDS encoding ANT(4')-I family aminoglycoside nucleotidyltransferase — MHMNGPIAISQNERLEACHEIASRLHEVYGEKILAIGVYGSISRGTDGPFSDIEMFCVLSESSESVDFSYEWSAGPWKAEVEVCSADVLFKTATTVEGSWPLTHGPFFSQLSLYDPQGFFPKLKEAAQSPTREDFRCSINEVLVGEMYEFVGKLRNVSINGPHTYLPYLAVEFAQYGAMLVGLHNQKLFSTGSMVLPEALELPNRPEGFDPVVRMVMSGELAEPSKIISACENFWNGLVKWAAEHDYVISTKRIPF, encoded by the coding sequence ATGCACATGAATGGACCTATAGCTATTTCTCAAAACGAAAGACTTGAAGCCTGCCATGAAATTGCTTCAAGATTACACGAGGTGTACGGAGAAAAAATCCTTGCCATTGGAGTCTACGGTTCTATTTCTAGAGGTACAGACGGCCCTTTCTCAGACATTGAGATGTTTTGCGTACTAAGTGAATCAAGCGAATCCGTCGATTTTAGCTATGAATGGTCGGCGGGGCCCTGGAAAGCAGAAGTCGAGGTTTGTAGTGCGGACGTTCTCTTTAAAACCGCCACTACTGTAGAAGGAAGTTGGCCATTGACGCATGGACCATTCTTTTCTCAACTTAGCCTGTATGATCCTCAAGGATTTTTCCCAAAATTGAAAGAAGCTGCCCAATCACCAACAAGGGAAGATTTCCGGTGCTCAATCAATGAAGTCCTCGTAGGGGAAATGTACGAATTTGTTGGGAAACTTAGAAATGTCAGTATAAATGGGCCACATACCTACTTGCCCTACTTGGCAGTGGAGTTTGCCCAATACGGAGCTATGTTAGTCGGGTTACACAACCAAAAACTCTTCTCGACTGGCTCAATGGTTCTACCAGAGGCATTAGAACTGCCTAATCGTCCAGAAGGATTTGATCCTGTTGTGCGAATGGTTATGTCTGGTGAGTTAGCAGAACCTTCAAAGATCATTTCAGCTTGTGAAAATTTCTGGAATGGCCTTGTGAAGTGGGCAGCCGAACATGACTATGTAATAAGTACAAAACGTATCCCGTTTTGA
- the rpoN gene encoding RNA polymerase factor sigma-54, protein MEILLSAEQEQKLLLTPQMRQSMEILHMSSLDLNEFIKQQAMDNPFVELQPAKDIPAMRRASSSEQDWWLNVDLASEATLESVLLEQLTYMKLDRAVLALCKWIIGNLDDKGYLLHSIEEISAFMGASLSQVREAVGVVQSLEPYGVGASTLAECLILQLRQELERDPLVCSLVQHDLLSIAEGRFRQLAEKYETDLAEIKAAIQKISSLNPKPGALYSRGKTPYIMPDLQLKQVEGKYEVFIESGYLPAITLSGSYFSMMEQIASRDVHRYLKRNWLAAKGLIDSIERRKVTLLKVAGVIFQLQAGFCEKGSSSIRPMSMKQVAEALGVHESTISRTVNHKYIRTPWGLFELKHFFSSSIKQADGTTVSAIYIKERIREWISSEKPDSPLSDQQITSLLTSDGLLISRRTVTKYREQMNLQPSIRRRREPFNA, encoded by the coding sequence ATGGAAATCTTATTATCCGCTGAGCAGGAACAAAAGCTGCTGCTTACGCCACAGATGCGGCAGTCTATGGAAATCCTGCATATGTCCTCCTTGGATTTGAATGAATTTATTAAGCAGCAAGCGATGGACAATCCTTTTGTCGAACTTCAACCCGCTAAGGATATCCCCGCAATGCGTCGTGCAAGCAGCTCTGAACAAGATTGGTGGCTCAATGTTGATCTTGCAAGCGAGGCAACTTTAGAATCGGTATTGCTCGAGCAGCTCACCTATATGAAGCTTGACCGTGCTGTCCTAGCTCTGTGCAAATGGATCATCGGCAATCTGGACGATAAGGGCTATCTCCTCCATTCCATAGAAGAAATCTCTGCGTTTATGGGTGCTTCTTTAAGTCAGGTGCGTGAGGCCGTCGGCGTCGTACAAAGCTTAGAGCCGTATGGTGTGGGGGCTTCGACATTAGCGGAGTGCCTTATTCTTCAATTGCGGCAGGAGCTGGAGAGAGATCCCTTAGTTTGCAGTCTAGTCCAGCATGATTTGCTTAGCATTGCAGAAGGAAGGTTCCGACAGCTAGCAGAGAAGTACGAAACAGACCTTGCGGAAATTAAAGCAGCCATACAGAAAATAAGCTCGCTCAATCCCAAGCCTGGGGCTTTATATAGCAGGGGGAAGACGCCTTATATTATGCCTGATCTTCAGCTTAAGCAGGTTGAAGGGAAGTACGAAGTGTTCATTGAGAGCGGTTATCTGCCAGCCATCACTTTGAGTGGTTCCTACTTTAGTATGATGGAGCAGATAGCCTCAAGGGATGTCCACCGTTATTTGAAGAGAAACTGGCTAGCGGCGAAAGGACTGATTGACAGTATTGAGCGAAGAAAGGTGACACTGCTGAAGGTAGCGGGGGTTATTTTCCAGCTGCAGGCGGGGTTTTGCGAGAAAGGCTCCTCTTCTATTCGGCCGATGTCCATGAAGCAGGTTGCCGAAGCGCTGGGCGTGCATGAATCAACAATTAGCCGCACGGTTAACCATAAGTATATTCGAACGCCGTGGGGGCTTTTTGAGCTGAAGCATTTCTTCTCGTCCTCTATTAAACAGGCTGACGGAACAACGGTTTCGGCGATCTACATCAAGGAGCGAATTCGGGAATGGATCTCATCAGAGAAGCCGGATTCGCCTTTATCCGATCAACAAATCACCTCCCTTCTGACAAGCGACGGGTTACTTATCTCGCGTAGAACGGTGACCAAGTATAGAGAGCAAATGAACTTGCAGCCTTCTATAAGGAGAAGACGAGAACCTTTCAATGCGTAA
- a CDS encoding DUF779 domain-containing protein — protein sequence MTTEVSKVIATDTALALIEKVKTKHGPVMFHQSGGCCDGSSPMCYAQGEFLIGDSDVWLGDIGDAPFYMSKAQYEYWRNTQLIIDVVPGRGGMFSLEGPEGQRFLTRSRMFTDEERRVLGL from the coding sequence ATGACGACGGAAGTGAGCAAGGTTATTGCTACCGATACCGCGCTAGCGCTAATCGAAAAGGTAAAGACGAAGCATGGCCCCGTCATGTTCCATCAATCCGGGGGCTGCTGCGATGGCAGCTCTCCGATGTGTTACGCGCAAGGGGAGTTTCTGATCGGCGACAGCGACGTATGGCTAGGGGACATAGGCGATGCACCCTTCTACATGAGCAAGGCCCAATACGAATATTGGCGGAATACGCAGCTCATCATCGATGTCGTACCCGGCAGAGGCGGGATGTTCTCGCTTGAAGGGCCGGAAGGCCAGCGTTTTCTGACTCGCTCGAGGATGTTCACGGATGAGGAGCGGCGTGTGCTGGGTCTCTAA
- the adh gene encoding aldehyde dehydrogenase, with the protein MIYAQPGQNGSKITFKKRYENFIGGQWVAPVKGEYFENPSPVNNRIFCEVPRSTSEDIELALDAAHAAKDAWGRTSVAERAVILNKIADRMEANLEMLAVAETWDNGKPVRETLAADLPLAIDHFRYFAGSIRAQEGSLSQLDDHMVAYHFHEPLGVVGQIIPWNFPLLMATWKLAPALAAGNAIVLKPAEQTPASILVLIELIQDLLPPGVLNIVNGFGLEAGKPLASSTRISKIAFTGETTTGRLIMQYASQNLIPVTLELGGKSPNIFFEDVVARDDAFFNKALEGFAMFALNQGEVCTSPSRALIQESIYDQFMERALKRVSAIKQGNPLDTETMIGAQASTEQVEKIMSYIDIGGQEGAECLIGGKRAAVEGDLSEGYYIQPTVLKGHNKMRIFQEEIFGPVLSVTTFKDQEEALSIANDTLYGLGSGVWTRDMNTAYRMGRGIQAGRVWTNCYHAYPAHAAFGGYKTSGIGRENHKMMLSHYQQTKNLLVSYSPDALGFF; encoded by the coding sequence ATGATTTATGCACAACCTGGACAAAACGGATCAAAGATTACATTCAAAAAACGCTACGAAAACTTTATCGGAGGACAGTGGGTCGCACCTGTTAAGGGTGAATACTTCGAGAATCCGTCTCCTGTTAATAACCGCATTTTCTGCGAGGTTCCACGATCTACATCCGAGGATATCGAGCTTGCCCTAGACGCGGCGCATGCTGCGAAGGACGCATGGGGCCGTACGTCAGTTGCGGAGCGTGCTGTCATTCTGAACAAAATTGCCGATCGCATGGAAGCTAATTTGGAAATGCTGGCGGTGGCCGAAACCTGGGATAACGGCAAGCCCGTTCGGGAAACGCTCGCAGCCGACTTGCCGCTGGCGATTGATCACTTCCGCTATTTTGCAGGAAGCATTCGCGCCCAGGAAGGCTCGCTTAGCCAATTGGATGATCATATGGTAGCGTATCATTTCCATGAGCCGCTAGGTGTAGTCGGTCAGATTATACCATGGAACTTCCCGCTGCTGATGGCGACATGGAAGCTTGCTCCGGCTCTTGCGGCTGGGAATGCAATCGTCCTGAAGCCCGCTGAGCAGACGCCGGCATCCATTCTGGTGCTGATAGAGCTTATTCAAGATTTGCTACCCCCGGGGGTACTCAATATCGTCAACGGCTTCGGACTTGAAGCTGGCAAACCGCTTGCCTCGAGTACCCGGATTTCGAAGATTGCCTTTACCGGCGAGACAACAACAGGCCGTTTAATTATGCAGTATGCTTCGCAGAACCTAATACCGGTCACTTTGGAGCTGGGTGGAAAGTCACCGAATATTTTCTTCGAGGATGTGGTTGCGCGCGATGACGCCTTCTTCAATAAAGCGCTCGAAGGCTTTGCAATGTTCGCCCTCAATCAAGGAGAAGTCTGCACCAGCCCGTCTCGCGCGTTGATTCAGGAGTCGATCTATGATCAATTTATGGAAAGAGCCTTAAAGCGCGTCTCGGCGATCAAACAGGGCAACCCTCTCGATACAGAAACGATGATCGGGGCTCAGGCTTCCACCGAGCAGGTTGAGAAAATTATGAGCTATATCGATATTGGCGGGCAGGAAGGCGCGGAATGCCTAATCGGCGGTAAACGGGCAGCGGTTGAAGGTGATCTATCCGAAGGTTACTATATTCAGCCAACCGTTCTGAAGGGTCACAACAAAATGAGAATCTTCCAGGAGGAGATATTCGGACCGGTCCTCTCCGTCACGACGTTCAAGGATCAGGAGGAGGCGTTGTCGATCGCTAATGACACGCTTTATGGACTTGGATCCGGCGTATGGACGCGCGATATGAACACGGCCTACCGGATGGGTCGCGGCATTCAAGCTGGTCGCGTATGGACCAACTGCTACCATGCTTATCCTGCTCATGCTGCCTTCGGTGGCTATAAGACCTCAGGTATTGGCCGCGAGAATCACAAGATGATGCTCTCGCATTACCAGCAAACGAAAAATCTGCTCGTCAGCTACAGCCCTGACGCCCTTGGCTTCTTCTAA
- a CDS encoding sigma-54-dependent Fis family transcriptional regulator, with amino-acid sequence MLPIENNFLSEAASLSWKRCHELGLKPNDPVDDDILTGSHIHTLLRQNEQIIHYTEQIFEQMNAGIKQSGQMALLIDSAGTIIHTVGDVDFSRRALAVQLQVGANWAERRKGTNAIGVAIADKKPVRVHAEEHYFSSNRFLTCASAPIFNSTGELIGVINISGKQEHYHAYTSTLACMAAFSLQNKLLLEESKKEHLITLRELEHTALNHPLPLLSLSRDNRILRANHAAIRIVGSDAIGKELTKLDGFSVETIHNEHPKLWQSVSIAKQTANGQRLYTLRDIVGTCPTIIQKIELAKKAAMTDFPVLLLGESGVGKELFAQSIHSASPRSAEPFIALNCSAIPDSLIESELFGYARGAFTGANKDGNAGKFEAAHKGTIFLDEIGDMPLRAQAALLRVLQESTITPVGSSKSKTIDARVVAATNKDLTAEVKAGRFRADLYYRLKGIHLTLPALRERSDILALAVHFLQKQPFPCPFLTEKAQHKLLTYKWPGNIRELNGVLMQAVFLAGEQAIDAEHLSLEEPEEAVQPKSGEDQPSTLKDAEITVIKKALKASEWNLSKAAGQLRIGRTTLYRKIEEYGITLF; translated from the coding sequence TTGCTACCCATAGAAAATAACTTTCTATCCGAAGCAGCGTCATTATCTTGGAAGCGCTGTCACGAACTTGGTTTAAAGCCAAATGACCCTGTTGATGATGACATCTTAACAGGAAGCCACATACACACGTTATTAAGACAGAACGAGCAAATCATACATTACACAGAGCAAATATTCGAGCAAATGAACGCCGGCATCAAGCAATCCGGCCAGATGGCGCTGCTTATCGATTCGGCAGGGACCATCATTCACACAGTCGGCGATGTTGATTTCTCTCGCCGTGCGTTAGCGGTTCAACTGCAGGTAGGTGCCAATTGGGCCGAGAGAAGAAAGGGAACGAACGCCATTGGAGTCGCCATCGCAGACAAAAAGCCCGTACGCGTGCATGCCGAAGAGCATTATTTCAGCTCCAATCGCTTCTTGACCTGCGCCTCGGCCCCCATCTTCAACTCCACCGGCGAGTTGATCGGCGTCATCAATATTAGCGGCAAACAGGAGCATTACCACGCGTATACGTCTACGCTTGCGTGCATGGCGGCATTTTCCCTGCAAAACAAACTTCTGCTGGAAGAGTCAAAGAAAGAGCATCTCATTACCCTAAGAGAACTTGAGCATACCGCATTAAATCATCCCTTGCCGCTGCTCTCGCTCAGCCGGGATAACCGCATCCTTCGTGCCAACCATGCGGCCATCCGCATCGTCGGCAGCGACGCCATCGGCAAGGAGCTTACGAAGCTGGACGGCTTCTCGGTAGAAACCATTCATAATGAGCATCCGAAGCTATGGCAGTCCGTCTCCATTGCCAAGCAGACTGCAAACGGGCAGCGTTTATACACATTAAGGGATATCGTCGGGACATGTCCCACGATCATCCAGAAGATTGAGCTTGCGAAGAAAGCGGCCATGACCGACTTCCCTGTCTTATTGCTGGGTGAAAGCGGCGTGGGGAAGGAACTGTTCGCACAATCCATTCATTCCGCAAGCCCCCGTTCGGCAGAGCCGTTCATCGCACTGAATTGCAGTGCCATTCCGGACAGCCTGATCGAGAGCGAATTGTTCGGATACGCTCGTGGCGCATTCACAGGAGCGAACAAGGATGGCAATGCCGGTAAATTCGAAGCCGCGCACAAGGGCACTATTTTCTTGGATGAAATAGGAGACATGCCTCTTCGAGCTCAAGCTGCTTTATTAAGAGTGCTCCAGGAAAGTACGATTACACCAGTTGGAAGCTCGAAGAGCAAGACGATTGATGCGAGAGTCGTTGCGGCAACGAATAAGGACTTGACCGCAGAGGTGAAGGCTGGCCGATTCCGCGCCGATCTGTATTACCGGCTGAAGGGTATACACCTTACGCTGCCGGCATTACGGGAGAGAAGCGATATTCTAGCCTTAGCCGTTCATTTCCTCCAGAAGCAGCCTTTCCCATGTCCATTCCTGACGGAAAAAGCACAGCATAAGCTGTTAACTTACAAATGGCCGGGCAATATAAGAGAGCTTAACGGCGTTCTTATGCAAGCGGTCTTCCTAGCTGGAGAACAGGCGATTGACGCTGAGCATCTATCGCTAGAAGAACCCGAAGAAGCCGTGCAACCAAAGTCCGGCGAAGATCAGCCATCCACTTTGAAGGATGCGGAAATCACCGTGATTAAGAAGGCGCTGAAGGCCTCCGAATGGAACCTCAGTAAGGCGGCCGGGCAACTCAGGATCGGAAGAACGACTTTATATCGTAAAATCGAGGAGTACGGCATCACGTTATTTTAA
- a CDS encoding S-layer homology domain-containing protein → MDSVLELYFTKYAVFAVGGNAASAGETLQIVHFKDIAGHWAEASINQASSAGIVSGFQDGTFKPDNTVTRAEFAVMLMNALKPQGDGANLTFSDNAKIGAWAQKALAQAVYAGIMKGFDDETIRPDMAITRSEMAVMLARGLGQSVETKTSTGFSDDKLIPFWAKGEVAAMEAQGIIKGKGDNVFAPNDKLTRAEAVAVLLRMLAVKDK, encoded by the coding sequence ATGGATTCCGTTTTGGAGCTGTATTTCACGAAGTATGCGGTATTCGCCGTAGGCGGAAACGCGGCCTCTGCGGGGGAAACGCTGCAAATCGTTCATTTCAAGGATATCGCCGGACACTGGGCAGAGGCGAGCATCAATCAAGCATCCAGCGCCGGTATCGTGAGCGGGTTTCAGGACGGTACGTTTAAACCGGACAATACGGTGACGCGCGCGGAATTCGCGGTCATGCTGATGAATGCGCTCAAGCCGCAAGGGGACGGAGCGAATCTGACGTTCAGCGACAACGCGAAAATCGGCGCATGGGCGCAGAAGGCGCTCGCACAAGCGGTATATGCGGGCATTATGAAAGGCTTTGACGATGAAACAATCCGTCCTGACATGGCAATCACGCGCTCGGAGATGGCGGTGATGCTGGCCAGAGGGTTGGGTCAGTCGGTCGAAACGAAGACCTCAACGGGATTCTCGGATGACAAGCTCATCCCGTTCTGGGCCAAAGGCGAAGTGGCGGCGATGGAAGCACAGGGCATTATCAAGGGCAAAGGCGACAATGTTTTTGCTCCCAATGACAAGCTGACAAGAGCAGAAGCAGTTGCAGTTTTGCTGAGAATGCTGGCCGTCAAAGACAAATAA
- a CDS encoding DUF1904 family protein produces MPQLIFRGIPAEGIRAISIPLVEEMATICQCGTDNFTLECLHVTAIFDGKYTDSYPFIDVWWFERGDEVRDKMAEAIDKYVRSLGIPDLEISFRVGREDNFYMNGRRYNS; encoded by the coding sequence ATGCCGCAATTAATTTTTAGAGGAATTCCAGCCGAGGGCATACGCGCAATTAGCATACCTCTCGTAGAGGAGATGGCCACAATATGCCAATGCGGAACGGATAATTTCACCTTAGAGTGCCTGCACGTCACCGCTATATTCGACGGTAAATATACCGATTCGTATCCTTTTATCGACGTATGGTGGTTTGAGCGGGGGGACGAAGTGCGCGATAAGATGGCCGAAGCGATTGATAAGTATGTCCGATCGCTCGGTATACCCGATCTGGAGATTTCATTCCGGGTTGGCCGTGAGGACAATTTTTATATGAACGGACGCCGTTATAATTCCTAG